In Pseudomonas sp. DNDY-54, a genomic segment contains:
- a CDS encoding MFS transporter: MNTSFWKAGHTPTLFSAFLYFDLSFMVWYVLGPMGVQIAADLGLTTQQRAFMVATPILSGAVLRLVLGMLADRTSPKTAGLFGQIVVIAALFIAWLHGIHNYEQALLLGLFLGMAGASFAVALPLASQWYPPQHQGKAMGIAGAGNSGTVFAALFAPVLATMFGWSNVFGLALIPLVLVLIIFASLARNAPNRPAPKSFRDYMKALGDRDSWWFMFFYSVTFGGFLGLASTLPGYFHDQYAFDPVKAGYYTAACVFAGSMLRPLGGALADRIGGIRSLLVMYTVAAVCLFVVGFNLPSSTAALALFVVAMLSLGAGNGAVFQLVPQRFSKEIGVMTGLVGMAGGIGGFLLTAGLGAVKQATGDYQLGLWLFGSLGALAWFGLYGVKRRWRTTWGSAAMTAARV, from the coding sequence ATGAATACGAGTTTCTGGAAAGCCGGCCATACGCCGACGCTGTTCTCCGCCTTTCTCTATTTCGATCTGAGTTTCATGGTCTGGTATGTGCTCGGTCCCATGGGCGTTCAGATCGCCGCCGACCTCGGCCTCACCACGCAACAGCGCGCCTTCATGGTCGCCACGCCCATACTTTCCGGCGCCGTACTGCGCCTAGTGCTGGGTATGCTGGCCGATCGCACCTCGCCGAAGACTGCCGGGCTGTTCGGTCAGATCGTGGTGATCGCTGCGTTGTTTATCGCCTGGCTCCATGGCATTCACAACTATGAACAGGCCCTGCTGCTCGGCCTGTTCCTCGGCATGGCCGGTGCCTCCTTCGCCGTCGCGCTGCCGCTGGCCTCGCAGTGGTATCCGCCGCAGCATCAGGGCAAGGCCATGGGCATTGCCGGAGCGGGCAACTCCGGCACGGTGTTTGCGGCGCTGTTCGCGCCGGTGCTGGCGACGATGTTCGGCTGGAGCAACGTGTTCGGCCTGGCGCTGATTCCGCTGGTGCTGGTCCTGATCATCTTTGCCAGCCTGGCCAGGAACGCACCGAATCGTCCAGCGCCAAAGTCTTTCCGTGACTACATGAAAGCGCTGGGGGATCGCGACAGTTGGTGGTTCATGTTCTTCTACAGCGTGACTTTCGGTGGCTTCCTCGGCCTGGCCAGTACCCTGCCCGGCTACTTCCATGACCAGTACGCCTTCGATCCGGTCAAGGCCGGCTATTACACCGCCGCCTGCGTGTTCGCCGGCAGCATGCTGCGTCCGCTCGGTGGCGCACTGGCCGACCGCATCGGCGGCATCCGCTCGCTGCTGGTGATGTACACCGTTGCTGCCGTATGCCTGTTCGTTGTCGGCTTCAATTTACCGAGTTCAACGGCTGCACTGGCCTTGTTCGTGGTCGCCATGCTCAGCCTTGGCGCAGGCAACGGCGCGGTGTTCCAGCTGGTGCCACAGCGCTTCAGCAAGGAAATCGGTGTGATGACCGGGCTGGTCGGCATGGCCGGAGGCATCGGCGGCTTCCTACTGACCGCAGGCCTGGGCGCCGTCAAGCAGGCCACCGGCGATTATCAGTTAGGCCTCTGGCTGTTCGGCAGCTTGGGCGCGCTGGCCTGGTTCGGCCTGTATGGCGTGAAGCGTCGCTGGAGAACAACCTGGGGCTCTGCCGCGATGACCGCCGCCCGGGTCTGA
- a CDS encoding VWA domain-containing protein gives MIEFVPHLLRPFWLLVLPLPIWLLWRLWNRQRQIGRWQRLLPHAFHAVLLTRGRLRNSRRPWLVLGSAWLLACLALLGPSWQHAEQPSLSRTDPLVILLDTTPTMLAADVRPSRLEHAKRTILDLLQARQDAKTAVVAFAGSAHTLVPLSNDIATTTNLLDSLQPDLMPEAGHRADLAVAHGIELLQHGANGRGRLLLIGSSLSDPERAAIQALLDDHPLQLLVLGIGTEQGAPIAREDGSFLKDGSGAILIPRLEDGALRRLARDVGGRYQRASLDDTDLQRLGLLTDSGELVVKDDTKTRLDAWLDQGHWLLLPLLLLAACAGRRGWIFCLPLFLFMPQPASALSLQDLWLRPDQQGERLLDAQRPAEAAEHFENPQWRGYARYLAGDYAGAVEQFGKGDTAADHYNRGNALARIEEFDAAIEAYDQALELDPALEAARRNKATIEDILRQRQQQAQQEQQEQRAEDPPSEDAAPESGQSQQPPPSAGSAASQSQPSELSEQDELEQGNQDPSAAPAEALSDPGEAGEQSETAEALEATGAPFDPEQDQAMNQWLRKIPDDPGELLRRKFLYEQRKRQELNR, from the coding sequence ATGATTGAGTTCGTACCGCATCTGCTTCGCCCCTTCTGGCTGCTGGTTCTACCGTTGCCGATCTGGCTGTTATGGCGGCTATGGAACCGTCAGCGTCAGATCGGTCGCTGGCAACGCCTGTTACCTCACGCCTTCCACGCCGTACTGTTGACCCGCGGCAGGCTACGCAACAGCAGACGCCCCTGGCTGGTGCTCGGTTCAGCCTGGCTTCTCGCTTGCCTGGCGCTGCTGGGACCGAGTTGGCAACATGCCGAACAACCCAGCCTGTCGCGCACCGATCCGTTGGTGATCCTGCTGGATACCACTCCAACCATGCTCGCCGCCGACGTCCGTCCAAGTCGGTTGGAGCATGCCAAGCGGACCATTCTCGATCTACTGCAGGCTCGCCAGGATGCTAAGACGGCGGTTGTCGCGTTCGCCGGCAGCGCCCATACGCTCGTGCCGTTGTCCAACGACATTGCGACCACGACGAATCTCTTGGATTCGCTCCAGCCGGACCTGATGCCCGAAGCCGGCCATCGCGCAGACCTCGCCGTTGCGCACGGCATCGAGCTGCTTCAACACGGGGCGAACGGGCGCGGCCGCCTGCTTCTGATCGGCAGCAGCCTGAGCGACCCGGAGCGAGCCGCCATCCAGGCGCTACTCGACGACCATCCCCTGCAATTGCTGGTACTCGGCATCGGTACCGAGCAGGGCGCACCGATTGCCCGCGAAGACGGCAGCTTTTTGAAAGACGGCAGCGGCGCCATTCTGATCCCGAGACTGGAAGACGGCGCACTACGCCGCCTCGCCAGGGATGTTGGCGGGCGCTATCAACGTGCGAGCCTCGATGACACCGATCTACAGCGACTGGGACTTCTGACGGACAGCGGCGAGCTGGTCGTCAAGGATGACACCAAGACCCGGCTCGATGCCTGGCTGGACCAGGGGCACTGGCTGCTGCTTCCGCTGTTGTTGCTGGCCGCCTGTGCTGGTCGCAGAGGCTGGATATTCTGCCTGCCGCTGTTTCTGTTTATGCCGCAGCCGGCGAGCGCACTGAGCCTGCAGGACCTGTGGCTGCGCCCCGATCAACAAGGCGAGCGTCTGCTCGACGCACAGCGCCCGGCCGAGGCTGCTGAACATTTCGAAAACCCTCAGTGGCGAGGCTACGCGCGCTACCTAGCCGGTGATTACGCGGGTGCTGTTGAGCAGTTCGGCAAAGGCGATACTGCCGCGGACCATTACAACCGTGGCAATGCGCTGGCCCGTATTGAAGAGTTCGACGCCGCAATCGAGGCTTATGATCAGGCGTTGGAGCTTGACCCGGCCCTTGAGGCGGCCCGCCGTAACAAGGCCACGATTGAGGACATCTTGCGCCAACGCCAACAACAGGCGCAGCAGGAGCAGCAGGAGCAGCGCGCGGAGGATCCGCCTTCTGAAGACGCCGCTCCCGAGTCCGGTCAATCTCAACAGCCCCCACCATCGGCCGGTTCCGCTGCCAGCCAATCACAACCCAGCGAGCTTTCCGAGCAAGACGAGCTCGAGCAGGGCAATCAGGATCCAAGCGCGGCTCCCGCCGAGGCGTTGAGTGATCCGGGCGAAGCCGGCGAGCAGAGTGAGACAGCCGAGGCCCTTGAGGCCACCGGCGCGCCGTTCGATCCCGAGCAGGATCAGGCAATGAACCAATGGCTGCGCAAGATTCCCGACGATCCCGGCGAGCTGCTCCGCCGCAAGTTTCTCTATGAACAACGCAAGCGCCAGGAACTGAATCGATGA
- a CDS encoding ANTAR domain-containing response regulator: MLRVLLIDDTPRKVGRLRAALIEAGFEVIEESGLTIDLPERVETVRPDVVLIDTDSPGRDVMEQVVMVTRDQPRPIVMFTDDNNPDVMRHAIRAGVSAYIVEGIQAQRLKPILDVAMARFESDQAIRAQLHARDQQLVERKRIELAKGMLMKMRSCNEEEAYTLMRRQAMSRQQKLVQVAEQIIAMNDLLGQ, from the coding sequence ATGCTTCGCGTCCTTCTCATCGACGACACCCCACGCAAGGTCGGCCGCCTGCGCGCGGCACTGATCGAAGCCGGCTTCGAGGTCATCGAAGAATCCGGCCTGACCATCGACCTGCCCGAACGGGTCGAAACCGTCCGCCCGGACGTGGTGCTGATCGACACCGACTCCCCTGGCCGAGACGTCATGGAGCAGGTCGTGATGGTCACCCGCGACCAGCCGCGTCCCATCGTCATGTTCACCGATGACAACAACCCCGACGTCATGCGCCACGCCATCCGCGCCGGCGTTAGCGCCTACATCGTCGAAGGCATCCAGGCCCAGCGCCTGAAGCCGATCCTCGATGTGGCCATGGCCCGCTTCGAAAGTGACCAGGCGATTCGGGCCCAATTGCACGCACGCGACCAGCAACTGGTCGAGCGCAAGCGCATTGAACTGGCCAAGGGCATGCTGATGAAAATGCGCAGCTGCAATGAGGAAGAGGCCTACACGCTGATGCGCCGCCAAGCCATGAGTCGCCAGCAGAAGTTGGTTCAGGTAGCCGAGCAGATCATCGCCATGAACGATCTGTTGGGGCAGTGA
- a CDS encoding thioesterase family protein: MARLTLQFPEDQFCFTTQLTVRITDINAGNHLANDSMISMISEARARFLFAYGIAETSKDGSGIIVTDLATTYKAEAHARDVLLFEVGVMDFNKYGGDITFRITRPADGSLIAMAKSGFVFYNYLETRVVPMPAAFEAKFPKVNRIG, from the coding sequence ATGGCCCGCCTGACCCTGCAGTTTCCCGAAGACCAGTTCTGCTTCACCACCCAGCTGACCGTACGCATCACCGATATCAACGCCGGTAACCACCTGGCTAACGACTCGATGATCTCGATGATCTCCGAAGCCCGGGCGCGCTTCCTGTTTGCCTACGGTATCGCCGAGACCAGCAAGGACGGCAGCGGCATCATCGTGACCGACCTGGCCACCACCTATAAAGCCGAAGCCCATGCGCGCGACGTGCTGCTGTTCGAGGTCGGCGTGATGGATTTCAACAAGTATGGCGGCGACATCACGTTTCGCATCACCCGACCCGCTGACGGCAGCCTGATCGCCATGGCCAAGTCCGGCTTCGTTTTTTACAACTACCTGGAAACTCGGGTGGTCCCCATGCCAGCCGCGTTCGAGGCGAAGTTCCCAAAGGTCAACCGCATCGGCTAG
- a CDS encoding DUF4381 domain-containing protein, translating into MSSLDQLEPLIAPAPVSAWPPAPGWWFLAALILSIFLLMRLRPWQRLHRPKVEPEAAIDPQRQIALDELSRLDKPYGGQPANQWLQQLNALLKRLCRTRYPNDHPHTLSGRAWLAFLDSRCPAAGLTRWMVLVEGVYRAECRLDDKAIQGLEQSVQIWIRKHV; encoded by the coding sequence ATGAGCTCGCTCGATCAGCTCGAACCCTTGATTGCGCCTGCGCCAGTCAGCGCATGGCCACCGGCGCCCGGCTGGTGGTTCCTGGCCGCGTTGATCCTCAGCATTTTCTTGCTGATGCGGTTGCGTCCATGGCAACGGCTGCACCGACCGAAGGTCGAGCCCGAAGCGGCTATCGACCCTCAACGGCAAATCGCGCTGGATGAGCTGTCTCGGTTGGACAAGCCCTACGGGGGGCAACCTGCCAACCAGTGGCTGCAACAGCTCAACGCGCTGCTCAAGCGTCTTTGCCGAACGCGCTATCCGAACGACCACCCGCACACACTCAGCGGGCGTGCCTGGCTCGCGTTTCTCGATAGTCGCTGTCCCGCGGCTGGCCTGACGCGCTGGATGGTACTGGTCGAAGGCGTCTACCGTGCCGAGTGCCGCCTGGACGACAAGGCGATCCAGGGCCTGGAGCAGTCCGTGCAGATCTGGATTCGCAAACATGTTTGA
- a CDS encoding DUF58 domain-containing protein, with the protein MHPSPPAGSPALPSPDAGVRVCLAELIDIRHRVREVPLFSTPHRRSPLVGLHHSKLRGRGVDFDQVRIYQAGDDVRTIDWRVTARTQEPHTKLFHEERERPIYILVEQSPRLFFGSGQVFKSVIAAQAAALVGWAALIHNDRVGGLVFGHGEHHEVKPRRSKQSLLQLLDRLARANINLSADQSTDPGAFGLALRRAREVLRPGSLAVIICDERALGDAAEQQLTLLARHVDLLLIPVSDPLDHALPAAGLLRFAQFGARLELDSHDASIRQAYRQQGEARTARWRRLADRLRLPLMSLDTQRDLVDQLRAHLSVQHPGAHR; encoded by the coding sequence ATGCACCCTTCCCCTCCGGCTGGCAGCCCGGCGCTCCCCTCGCCGGATGCTGGGGTTCGGGTGTGCCTGGCCGAGCTGATCGATATTCGCCATCGGGTCCGAGAAGTTCCCCTGTTCTCTACGCCGCATCGTCGCAGCCCTCTGGTCGGGCTGCATCACTCCAAGCTTCGCGGGCGCGGGGTGGATTTCGACCAGGTGCGGATCTATCAAGCCGGCGATGACGTCCGCACCATCGATTGGCGCGTGACCGCTCGTACCCAGGAGCCACACACGAAACTGTTCCATGAAGAGCGCGAACGCCCCATTTATATTCTCGTGGAGCAAAGCCCACGGCTGTTCTTCGGCAGCGGTCAGGTGTTCAAATCCGTGATCGCCGCTCAGGCTGCAGCCCTGGTCGGCTGGGCCGCGCTGATCCACAACGACCGTGTCGGAGGGCTCGTGTTCGGCCACGGCGAGCATCATGAGGTCAAACCGCGGCGCAGCAAGCAAAGTCTGCTGCAGCTGCTCGACCGTCTGGCACGCGCCAATATCAACCTGAGTGCGGACCAGAGCACCGATCCGGGCGCCTTCGGGCTGGCGTTAAGGCGTGCTCGCGAAGTGCTGCGCCCCGGAAGCCTCGCGGTAATCATCTGCGACGAGCGCGCGCTTGGCGATGCAGCCGAACAACAGCTGACGTTGCTCGCCCGACATGTCGACCTGTTGCTGATCCCAGTGTCCGATCCACTCGACCACGCCCTGCCCGCGGCGGGTCTGCTGCGTTTTGCGCAGTTTGGTGCACGGCTGGAGTTGGACAGCCACGACGCGTCCATTCGCCAGGCCTATCGCCAGCAAGGAGAAGCCCGTACGGCTCGGTGGCGGCGTTTGGCCGATCGCCTGCGATTGCCCTTGATGTCATTGGATACTCAGCGTGATCTGGTCGACCAGCTACGAGCGCACCTGAGCGTGCAGCACCCCGGAGCGCACCGATGA
- a CDS encoding VWA domain-containing protein, which yields MFELAWSWVFLLLPLPWLLRWLLPAADSGDAALKVTFLGELETLAGRRAAIALPAWRQQLPYLVVWLLLVFSAARPQWLGEPLPLPTSGRDLLLAVDVSGSMDFPDMKWEGDDVSRLELVKHLLGDFIIERQGDRVGLILFGSKAYLQAPLTFDRQTVRTWLDEAVIGIAGSNTALGDAIGLAIKRLRDRPAQSRVLVLITDGANNGGEIEPLLAARLAAVEGIKIHTIGIGADVEPGGVLQRFGFNSGAELDEPTLRAISEQTGGEYFRARSSSELASIGDTLDELEPVAQQPAQARMSDALYVWPLSAALLISLVLVANRLWHPSLQRLPWRRSGHD from the coding sequence ATGTTTGAGCTGGCATGGTCGTGGGTCTTCCTGCTATTGCCGCTGCCGTGGCTGTTGCGCTGGCTGCTACCGGCCGCCGACAGCGGCGACGCGGCACTAAAGGTCACTTTCCTGGGAGAGCTGGAAACCCTAGCCGGTCGCCGCGCGGCGATTGCCCTCCCCGCTTGGCGCCAACAATTACCGTATCTGGTGGTCTGGCTGCTGTTGGTGTTTTCTGCCGCGCGGCCGCAATGGCTCGGCGAGCCGCTGCCCCTGCCCACCAGCGGCCGCGATCTCCTGCTGGCAGTGGATGTGTCCGGATCGATGGATTTCCCGGACATGAAATGGGAAGGCGATGACGTCAGTCGACTGGAGCTAGTCAAACACCTGCTCGGCGATTTCATCATCGAACGACAGGGCGATCGCGTCGGCCTGATCCTTTTCGGCAGCAAAGCCTACCTGCAAGCGCCCTTGACCTTTGACCGCCAGACCGTGCGCACTTGGCTCGACGAGGCCGTCATTGGCATTGCCGGCAGCAACACCGCGTTAGGCGATGCCATCGGGCTTGCAATCAAACGCTTGCGCGATCGCCCTGCCCAGAGTCGGGTCCTTGTGCTCATAACCGATGGCGCCAACAACGGTGGCGAGATCGAACCTCTGCTCGCTGCACGTCTCGCAGCGGTAGAAGGGATCAAGATTCATACCATCGGCATTGGTGCCGATGTGGAGCCCGGCGGCGTGCTTCAGCGGTTTGGCTTCAACAGCGGGGCTGAACTGGACGAACCCACGCTACGCGCAATTTCTGAACAAACCGGTGGCGAATACTTCCGGGCACGTTCCAGCAGCGAATTGGCGTCCATCGGTGACACCCTCGATGAGCTTGAGCCGGTCGCTCAGCAACCAGCACAGGCACGAATGTCTGATGCGCTCTATGTCTGGCCGCTGTCCGCCGCATTGCTGATCAGCCTGGTTCTGGTCGCCAACCGCCTTTGGCATCCGTCGCTGCAACGCCTCCCGTGGCGTCGGAGCGGCCATGATTGA
- a CDS encoding AAA family ATPase — protein sequence MDHREAIVALRQFLSTQILGQERLIERLLIALLADGHLLVEGAPGLAKTRAIKELAGGLEAEFHRIQFTPDLLPADITGTEIYRPETGSFVFQQGPIFHNLVLADEINRAPAKVQSALLEAMAERQVSVGRSTYDLSPLFLVMATQNPIEQEGTYPLPEAQLDRFLLHVKLGFPDASVERRILQQARGEAINGETPPEHRVSQQAIFAARKEILGLYMADAVEEYLVQLVMATRTPAKFDAELAGWIAYGASPRGSISLDRCARAHAWLAGRDFVSPEDIQAMLFDVLRHRLILSFEAEAAGIDQDRVLQRILDVVAVA from the coding sequence ATGGACCACCGTGAAGCCATCGTCGCGTTGCGACAGTTTCTTTCAACCCAGATTCTTGGCCAGGAGCGGCTGATCGAGCGGCTACTGATCGCGTTGTTGGCGGACGGGCATCTGCTCGTCGAAGGCGCCCCGGGGCTCGCGAAAACCCGTGCGATCAAGGAGCTGGCCGGGGGGCTCGAGGCTGAATTTCACCGTATCCAATTCACACCGGACCTGCTGCCCGCCGACATTACCGGCACGGAAATCTATCGTCCAGAAACCGGCAGCTTCGTCTTCCAACAGGGCCCCATCTTTCACAACCTGGTACTTGCGGACGAGATCAACCGCGCGCCGGCGAAGGTCCAGTCCGCGCTGCTAGAGGCCATGGCCGAACGCCAGGTCAGCGTTGGCCGCAGCACCTACGATCTCTCGCCTTTGTTTCTCGTCATGGCCACGCAAAATCCCATCGAACAGGAAGGCACCTATCCACTGCCTGAAGCGCAGCTCGACCGCTTCCTGCTGCATGTAAAGCTCGGATTTCCTGATGCCTCGGTGGAGCGGCGCATTCTTCAGCAGGCCCGAGGCGAGGCCATCAACGGCGAGACGCCGCCCGAGCATCGCGTCTCGCAGCAGGCAATCTTCGCGGCGCGCAAAGAGATCCTTGGCCTGTACATGGCCGATGCGGTGGAGGAATACCTCGTCCAGCTGGTCATGGCGACCCGCACGCCCGCCAAGTTCGATGCTGAGCTCGCTGGCTGGATCGCCTACGGCGCCAGCCCGCGTGGCTCGATCTCACTGGATCGCTGCGCGCGCGCCCACGCCTGGCTGGCCGGTCGCGACTTCGTCAGCCCCGAGGATATTCAGGCCATGCTGTTCGACGTGTTGCGCCATCGCCTGATCCTCTCGTTCGAGGCGGAAGCCGCCGGCATCGATCAGGACCGGGTATTACAGCGCATTCTCGACGTGGTGGCGGTGGCCTGA
- a CDS encoding BatD family protein: MTRLIACVLLLLLACQASAGALIARVDRTQLSLDETVELTLETADAAVFGKPDLQPLDSLFKVFGTRQVSQLSGSNGEARTLTQWQVTLQPRQTGYVIIPPLQLGEWRSEPITLNVSESRTEGGDKLAPIFIDSSLDVDSVYVQAQVVLTLRIYHSVSLYDDSTLSPLQMNNALVERLGEPRTYEKDINGVRHGVIEIRYALFPQKSGTLTIPAQLFSATTVAPTGDYYGSRFGSSTQVRSPEIPLQVKPKPANYPTDAPWLPAINLTLVEAWSPQPQEAQLGEALTRSLLIKAEGLSSAQLPPVESPPLPGLRRYPDQPSLNDAVTDNGVTGSREQREALVAANAGDFLLPPVEIVWWNTVEDRLERSALPQRSLQVADNPELQPPPLDDAEPNQTITQPQLLWPWQLGSAVLALTTLLGFGLWLRARSQPAVIRTVQTGPTPRSLLDDLKRACLANDTQATRHALDAWARQQPETLADMAARFVPLSDALDGLNGALYSETGQRWQGEALWQAIQNLPPAQPTTIEQETGALPPLYPR; the protein is encoded by the coding sequence ATGACGCGGCTGATCGCATGTGTGCTTCTACTTCTGCTGGCCTGCCAGGCAAGCGCTGGCGCGTTGATCGCGCGAGTCGACCGTACCCAGCTCAGCCTGGATGAAACTGTTGAGCTGACTTTGGAGACAGCCGATGCGGCCGTATTCGGCAAGCCGGACCTGCAGCCTCTCGACAGCCTCTTCAAGGTCTTCGGTACCCGCCAGGTCAGCCAGCTCTCCGGTAGCAACGGCGAGGCGCGCACCCTCACTCAATGGCAAGTCACGCTCCAGCCGCGGCAGACCGGCTATGTGATCATTCCGCCGTTACAGCTGGGCGAATGGCGCAGTGAGCCCATCACGCTAAATGTCAGCGAATCCCGCACCGAGGGCGGCGACAAACTGGCCCCGATATTCATCGACTCCAGCCTCGACGTCGACAGTGTCTATGTCCAGGCGCAGGTAGTGCTCACCCTGCGCATTTACCATTCCGTTTCGCTTTACGATGACAGCACGTTGTCGCCCTTGCAGATGAACAACGCGCTGGTCGAACGACTTGGTGAACCACGCACCTACGAGAAAGACATCAACGGCGTACGTCATGGCGTGATCGAAATCCGCTATGCGTTGTTTCCGCAGAAAAGCGGCACGCTCACCATCCCGGCACAGCTGTTCAGCGCAACCACCGTGGCGCCAACAGGCGACTACTACGGCTCTCGCTTCGGCAGCTCCACTCAGGTCCGCTCCCCGGAAATCCCGCTACAGGTCAAACCGAAACCCGCCAACTACCCAACCGATGCGCCTTGGCTTCCGGCAATCAACCTGACCCTGGTCGAGGCCTGGAGCCCGCAGCCGCAGGAGGCGCAGCTCGGCGAGGCGCTGACGCGAAGCTTGCTGATCAAGGCCGAAGGCCTCTCCAGTGCACAGCTGCCGCCGGTAGAGTCACCGCCGCTACCCGGTCTGCGCCGCTATCCCGACCAACCGAGCTTGAACGATGCGGTCACCGACAACGGCGTTACCGGCAGCCGTGAACAGCGCGAGGCGCTGGTGGCGGCCAATGCCGGAGACTTTCTGCTTCCGCCTGTAGAGATCGTCTGGTGGAACACCGTCGAGGACCGGCTGGAGCGAAGCGCTCTGCCCCAGCGTTCGCTCCAGGTCGCGGACAACCCCGAACTCCAACCACCACCGCTAGACGATGCCGAGCCCAACCAGACGATCACCCAGCCACAGTTGCTTTGGCCCTGGCAGCTCGGCAGTGCCGTGTTGGCCCTGACCACGTTGCTCGGCTTCGGTTTGTGGCTGCGTGCGCGTAGCCAGCCGGCAGTCATTCGCACGGTTCAGACTGGCCCGACGCCCCGCAGCTTGCTCGACGATCTCAAGCGCGCCTGTCTGGCCAATGATACCCAGGCGACCCGACACGCCCTTGATGCCTGGGCACGTCAGCAGCCGGAAACGCTGGCGGACATGGCGGCACGTTTCGTTCCCCTGTCTGACGCGCTCGACGGTTTGAACGGTGCGCTCTACAGCGAGACCGGCCAGCGCTGGCAAGGCGAGGCGCTATGGCAGGCCATCCAGAACCTGCCGCCCGCGCAACCCACCACCATCGAGCAGGAAACAGGCGCCCTGCCACCGCTTTATCCGCGCTGA
- a CDS encoding CmpA/NrtA family ABC transporter substrate-binding protein, with amino-acid sequence MIHSDPPTRPDPLAWVAGSDAPEKRVVNLGFMALTDAASLIVAATQGFAQPYGLTLNLHRQASWSNVRDKLIEGELDAAHGLYALIYAVHLGIGGSAPVDMAVLMGLAQNGQSITLSNTLRSASVTDPEALAASVRQSGAKLTLAQTFPTGTHALWLYYWLAAHGIHPLKDVRTLVVPPSQMVAHLRARRIDGFCAGEPWGAQAMQEEMGFTVATSQSIWPDHPEKVLGCTRAFVEEYPNTARALVMAILEASRFIDESRENRRSTAQLIAGGAYVDAPLAAIEPRFLGHYEDGLGHAWQDKHPLRFFGSGEVNVPYLSDGLWFMTQLRRWGLLREDPDYLAVAQSVQQTSLYRDAATALNIPLPNSLMRSATLMDGSRWDGSDPAGYARSFALHSLADPAVRHVPC; translated from the coding sequence ATGATCCATTCCGACCCCCCAACACGCCCCGACCCACTCGCCTGGGTCGCCGGTAGCGATGCCCCCGAAAAACGAGTGGTCAACCTCGGTTTTATGGCCCTCACGGATGCAGCCTCGCTGATCGTCGCCGCTACTCAGGGGTTTGCCCAGCCGTACGGCCTGACGCTCAACCTCCACCGACAGGCGTCCTGGTCCAACGTGCGCGACAAGCTGATTGAAGGCGAGCTGGACGCCGCCCATGGGCTCTATGCATTGATCTATGCCGTGCATCTGGGAATCGGCGGCAGTGCCCCAGTGGACATGGCCGTACTTATGGGGCTCGCCCAGAACGGTCAAAGCATCACCCTCTCCAACACGCTCAGGTCAGCCAGCGTGACCGATCCGGAGGCACTGGCCGCCAGTGTGCGCCAGAGCGGTGCAAAACTCACACTCGCTCAGACCTTCCCAACCGGTACCCATGCGCTCTGGCTCTATTACTGGCTGGCAGCACACGGCATCCACCCGCTCAAGGACGTACGCACCCTGGTGGTGCCGCCGTCGCAGATGGTTGCGCATTTGCGGGCACGGCGCATCGACGGGTTCTGCGCGGGCGAACCCTGGGGTGCTCAGGCGATGCAGGAGGAGATGGGTTTCACGGTAGCCACCAGCCAGTCAATCTGGCCCGACCATCCGGAAAAGGTATTGGGTTGCACCCGTGCCTTCGTCGAGGAGTATCCCAATACGGCGCGGGCACTGGTCATGGCCATTCTCGAGGCCAGCCGCTTCATTGACGAGAGTCGGGAGAATCGTCGCAGTACGGCGCAGCTGATCGCGGGCGGCGCCTACGTTGATGCGCCACTGGCGGCTATCGAACCACGCTTTCTCGGACACTACGAAGACGGGCTCGGCCACGCCTGGCAGGACAAGCACCCGCTACGCTTCTTCGGTAGCGGCGAAGTCAATGTGCCCTACCTTTCTGATGGTCTTTGGTTTATGACCCAACTGAGGCGCTGGGGCCTGCTGCGTGAGGATCCGGATTACCTCGCTGTCGCGCAAAGCGTGCAACAGACCAGCCTTTACAGGGATGCAGCGACAGCACTGAACATTCCGCTGCCGAATTCGCTGATGCGCAGCGCCACGCTCATGGATGGCAGCCGCTGGGATGGCAGCGATCCGGCAGGCTACGCGCGCAGCTTCGCCCTGCACTCGCTGGCGGACCCTGCCGTACGCCACGTGCCTTGTTGA